Within bacterium, the genomic segment CTATAAAATCAATGGCGGTGAAATGAAAAAAAATGCTTGACAAAGTATTTGATTGAGATTTATAATGAAGATATGAAAAATATGGAGGTGGTTTAAGATGTCTATTAAAAGACTAGTTTTAGGGATAGTTTTAGGGTTGGGTTTGATTGCTAATTTAGGTTATTCAGAGCCTAAAGCAAAGAGGAAGGGAACGGCAACCGTAGAGGCTCAAACAGAGGAAAAAAGCCCTCTCTGGAGAGTAGGGGCAGAGGATATTGAGGTGAAGGAGATAATAAAGCTTGTTCCTGGGATACCAGCAATAAAACAAGAAATACTATCTCCCGATAAAAAGAAAAAGGCAGGGACAAAAGCCAATGAAATAGTAATCAAAGAACTAAAGAAAGGAACAGAGGTAAAAATAAAGGAAGAAAAGCCAATAAAAAGCTTTTTTTGGCTTCCTAATTCAAAAAAGATTGCCTATATTGCAGAGAATGACCTATGGGTAACAGATCTTAGTGGCAAGAAAACAAGGATAGCAAAATTAAATGATTCTTCTTTTATATGGCTTTCTCCCAATGGAAAGGATGTTGTATATAATACATTGGACAAGAAAGGTATGAAAGTTGAGTATTGTGATTTAGAGAAAGAAAAAAAATGGGTGCTTACCGAAGGAAATGCCTGGAGGCTTTATTGGTTATCGGGCGGAAAAAAAATTGTTGTGGTTTCAATGGATCTAAGTATCTTCTTGATAAATAAAGATGGATCAGAAAAAGTCGATATAAATAGCAATTATGATGACGTTTTGTCCCCCGATGGAAAGAAGATAGCCTATGTGGATTATCCTGAATTGTGGGTAATGGATGCAGATGGAACAAACAAAAGAATGCTTACTCTGTGGGGAAAGAATCCCTCCTGGTCTCCCGATGGCAAAAAGATTGCCTATGATACAAACTTTGAGTTTCATGAATATGACCCTGAAAGGGATCCCCAGGGTGAGATATGGATCATAAATGTTGATGGAACAGGGAAAAAGCAACTGACTTATACCCTTTCTGGTGAGGATGAGGCTTGGAAATGCTTTCCAATTTGGCTAGACAATGAGACAATTTTCTATAAAGATGAGATAGATGAAGATGGTATTATAAAATTGAAAAAGAGGTGAATCTAATGAGAAAACTAACATTAGCCTTTATATTGATATGGGGAATCTATACTTCTGCTTTCGCAAAGAGTATGACAATCCTTGACCCTGGCCATGGAGGAAGTGATCTTGGTTGTGACTGGGGAGGATATATAGAAGCAACCGAGACCCTTAAAATAGCCCAAGCGGTGATGAATCTTTTGGATACAGAGCCTGATATAGATGGGACAATGACAAGAACCAAAGATGTTTATATGCCAATAGAAGATAAAGGAACTATAACCGGCCGAGCAACCTTTGTTAGAAATGTAATCAACCAAGGAAGCACAACTTATGATACCTTCATCTTCCTCTCCATCCATCTTAATGCAGGTGCAACAAAACCCACCTCAGCCAATGGCATTGAGACATATTTTTATAATGGTTCTTCCTTAGCCAAAGAACCCCATGAATTCTCCTTCTATACCCAATATGAACAGGTAAAGGCCAGAGGTCTGGTATTGGATAAAAATAAACAGGGTGACAGGGGGCTTAAGGATGGGAATGTAGAATCAGGTCGGATGGGGATGTTAAGAACCCTGACTAAGTATTCTCCAAAACCCCACCATAGCTCTCTTGTAGAAATAGCCTTTTTAACCAACCCCGATGATTATATAAAATCAATTACCAACAATCCAAACTTTATCCAAGAGGTAGTTGCTCCTGCCATTGTCTCAGGGATTAAGGATATATTGAAGGAGAATAGAAAGCCACAAGCAGCAATCAATATTATCCCTCCCTCACCCATAGACCCAAGTAAATATAGTAAGATGACCGTAAGATTGGCTACCTCTAAAAGGCTAGCCTCAACCCCAGATTTAAGATATACCCCAAGAAATGCATCTTCCCTTAAGCTTTATCCTCAAGATAGAGGAAATAATGTATCAAGGATTAGAAATATTATGTGGGAGGCTACAACAGGTATTTCAACCTCTACCCCTAGAGGCACAGCAACATTTTCCTATTCAGGAACAGACCTTGATGGTCTTACTGATACAACAATTATCGTAGGAGATGCCTTTATGTTCACTCCTACCATCATCCCCACCAACCAATTTGGCACCCCAACCTTTAATTTCAACCCAACCGACAATATCTACATTAAGGGAGATGGTTATGCAAGCAATACAACCTATAATCTCTATGTTAGCACTAATACAACCTGGATGGATAAAATGGGGTTATCTGGTTTATTATTTCCTATTACCACCAACAACCAGGGAGAGATTGCTAGCGGAACATCCCTGGGTATCCTTCCTTTGGGAAACTATGACCTCATTGTTGACACTGACAACAATGGCTTTTATACCCAAGGCATTGATGGAATCTATGGGATAAATTCCACGGAATTTTTCACTCTCGCTGCCTCAACCTGTAAGGTTAAGCTATATTATACCGATAACAATGGAAATATCCATCCCTTGCCAGAGGGAATGAAGATTGAGGTAAGGAGAAGACCACTTGGCTCTCCATATGACGATGAGGTTAGCTTTGGATATACCTGTCCAGATAATACCGTAAGCTTTGATATTGGTCTGGGTGAAGACTATAGGTATATGACAGTCTTAAGGTCTGAGGCGAGGTATCCTGACCATCTTACTTTACCCCCATACCCAATTACGGTTTATTGGCAAATGCTTCCTGAGAGAAAGAAATATATGTTTATCTCTGACCTATTTGAGCTAAAGGATGAGGACAGCGATGGAGTATTTACCGCTGAGGTGATTATCCCAAATACTGAAAGATACCACTATTACTATGGATGGATAGCCAATGCTACCGGTGCATTGGATATTGTAAGGCAATACCTAAAAGGACAAAATAGACAATTTTCTGAATACCCCAAATTTAATGATGACCGAAGATATGCAAACTCATACTATAGAGTAGGAGAGGATTGGAGTCCAAATACAATATCTGGCTATGACCATAGCACCTGGCAATATGGAATCAGGATAAATGGGGCAAAGAAAGATGAAAGCGATCCCGACAAATTCCTTGCTGCCCAGATGTCCCTTTATATGGCATACTATAACAGCCAATACATAACATCCCCAAGGCTGCTTGCTCCCAATCCCACCATAAGACAAGACCCATTCCAGGCATTCCTCAATGGTGCCTGCTATTGGTTCTCCTGTGATGTCAGGGGAACATCAACCATTTCAA encodes:
- a CDS encoding N-acetylmuramoyl-L-alanine amidase; the protein is MRKLTLAFILIWGIYTSAFAKSMTILDPGHGGSDLGCDWGGYIEATETLKIAQAVMNLLDTEPDIDGTMTRTKDVYMPIEDKGTITGRATFVRNVINQGSTTYDTFIFLSIHLNAGATKPTSANGIETYFYNGSSLAKEPHEFSFYTQYEQVKARGLVLDKNKQGDRGLKDGNVESGRMGMLRTLTKYSPKPHHSSLVEIAFLTNPDDYIKSITNNPNFIQEVVAPAIVSGIKDILKENRKPQAAINIIPPSPIDPSKYSKMTVRLATSKRLASTPDLRYTPRNASSLKLYPQDRGNNVSRIRNIMWEATTGISTSTPRGTATFSYSGTDLDGLTDTTIIVGDAFMFTPTIIPTNQFGTPTFNFNPTDNIYIKGDGYASNTTYNLYVSTNTTWMDKMGLSGLLFPITTNNQGEIASGTSLGILPLGNYDLIVDTDNNGFYTQGIDGIYGINSTEFFTLAASTCKVKLYYTDNNGNIHPLPEGMKIEVRRRPLGSPYDDEVSFGYTCPDNTVSFDIGLGEDYRYMTVLRSEARYPDHLTLPPYPITVYWQMLPERKKYMFISDLFELKDEDSDGVFTAEVIIPNTERYHYYYGWIANATGALDIVRQYLKGQNRQFSEYPKFNDDRRYANSYYRVGEDWSPNTISGYDHSTWQYGIRINGAKKDESDPDKFLAAQMSLYMAYYNSQYITSPRLLAPNPTIRQDPFQAFLNGACYWFSCDVRGTSTISIRDVNGIDQTLNLEASGTKGFDNELTNAAFLWKFNNP